A part of Dehalococcoidia bacterium genomic DNA contains:
- the speD gene encoding adenosylmethionine decarboxylase, translated as MHTLGKHFLLDLKDCSEDVLDDLEFLRAALSSIFQDTQEGTLGESFHQFSPQGVSGLVLASGSHVCIHTWPEYGYAAVDIFTHTDSFEPEKAAKVLIDKLGSRNPSIVELSRGA; from the coding sequence TTGCACACTCTTGGGAAGCACTTCCTTTTGGACCTGAAAGATTGCAGTGAGGACGTGCTTGACGATCTGGAATTTCTGAGGGCGGCGCTCTCATCCATATTTCAGGATACTCAAGAAGGCACGCTGGGAGAGTCCTTCCACCAGTTCTCCCCTCAAGGGGTAAGCGGATTGGTGCTGGCCAGTGGCTCTCATGTGTGCATTCACACATGGCCTGAGTATGGTTATGCGGCGGTAGATATCTTCACTCATACCGATTCGTTTGAACCGGAAAAAGCAGCCAAGGTCCTCATCGACAAATTGGGGTCCCGGAATCCATCCATCGTGGAATTGAGTAGGGGAGCCTGA